One Anolis carolinensis isolate JA03-04 chromosome 4, rAnoCar3.1.pri, whole genome shotgun sequence DNA window includes the following coding sequences:
- the cd14 gene encoding monocyte differentiation antigen CD14 — protein sequence MHRTQAFVFYLLFGFNLPKAKGNCYFERSQQRCVCPLLVETEFYTLFNCLPATTYELREGNLEQFAVFSIIQTSPELIDYFNGLQVSKLIFTDLIVPEVLLPAAMQFLSFLPLVSELEFVNCTFLRSVDQLGINKFNLQVSSLRFHKVTAAPLDDRFDISSLQNCLKTLEILTVTESQVTSIPCKISTVLKTLHFLDLSGNHFQDQTLKTSFCRGAFSQLQVLKLHRNNLSSYETVCQTLAHLNRLTHLDLSRNDFLPGPPFSSCLWPQSLRVFNLSSTGLKHMDRALPPNIEVLDLSANHIFILDLSISGLKELYLSNNRLQTILSIKNLPGLEALSIDQNQLSQLPTKDLLHWKHLKSLRAGLNPYNCSCKQTIREIQGLATHKALLPDWPHDYICRSPPDYQDYLLDEVPLSLLQCNKAAVVRQGSIVCLLTCLHLVLGLVSLPTYRSQFVVL from the coding sequence ATGCATCGAACTCAGGCCTTTGTGTTTTATCTTCTCTTTGGTTTCAATCTCCCAAAAGCAAAAGGCAACTGTTACTTTGAACGGTCCCAACAGCGGTGTGTGTGTCCATTGCTTGTGGAGACAGAATTCTACACCCTTTTCAATTGTCTCCCAGCCACCACATATGAGCTCCGAGAAGGAAATCTGGAACAATTTGCAGTCTTCTCAATAATCCAGACAAGTCCAGAACTAATAGATTACTTTAATGGATTGCAAGTAAGCAAGTTGATCTTTACAGACCTCATAGTGCCAGAGGTTCTCTTACCAGCAGCCATGCAGTTTCTTTCCTTCTTACCTCTGGTCTCTGAACTGGAGTTTGTAAATTGTACTTTTCTTAGATCTGTTGACCAGCTtggtataaataaatttaaccTACAGGTTTCTTCTCTGCGCTTCCACAAAGTGACAGCAGCTCCCTTGGATGATAGATTTGACATATCTAGCCTGCAAAACTGCCTGAAGACCTTAGAAATCCTGACAGTAACAGAGTCACAAGTCACATCTATTCCTTGCAAAATTAGCACAGTGTTGAAAACGCTGCACTTTTTAGATCTTTCAGGAAACCATTTCCAGGACCAGACTCTAAAGACATCATTCTGCAGAGGTGCTTTCTCACAACTCCAAGTGCTAAAACTGCATAGGAACAACCTGAGTTCTTACGAAACAGTATGCCAGACTCTTGCTCATCTCAACCGGCTCACTCACTTGGACCTTAGTCGGAATGACTTCCTGCCTGGACCACCTTTCTCTTCCTGTTTGTGGCCACAGTCACTACGTGTCTTCAACTTGTCCAGCACAGGATTAAAGCACATGGACAGAGCTTTGCCACCTAACATTGAAGTATTAGATCTGAGCGCCAATCACATTTTTATTCTAGACCTCTCCATCTCTGGGCTGAAAGAGCTCTACTTGTCCAACAACAGGCTGCAGACCATCCTCTCAATCAAGAACCTTCCAGGTTTGGAGGCCCTCAGTATAGATCAGAACCAGCTCTCCCAACTCCCTACCAAAGACCTCCTGCATTGGAAACACCTGAAGAGCTTAAGAGCTGGACTCAATCCCTACAACTGTTCCTGCAAACAAACTATCAGGGAGATCCAGGGTCTGGCCACCCACAAGGCCTTGCTGCCTGATTGGCCTCACGATTACATATGCAGGTCTCCTCCAGACTACCAGGACTACCTTTTGGATGAGGTGCCTCTCTCATTGCTGCAGTGCAACAAGGCAGCAGTGGTTAGACAGGGCTCAATAGTCTGCTTGTTGACATGTCTTCACCTGGTCCTTGGTTTGGTCTCACTACCAACATATAGAAGTCAATTTGTTGTGTTGTAA